The genomic DNA cgagtggatttcgcgctcgggtaccaatccggtggtccggagttcgattttcggctctgccaacgcggaaccagaggaatttaattctggtgatagaaattcatttctcgatataatgtggttcggatccctcaataagctgtaggtcccgttgctaggtaaccaattgggtcccagctacgtaaaaatatctaatccttcggaccagccataggggagctattaatcagctcagtggtctggtaaaactaaaatatacttaactttgtaagAATGGATTGAACATGACTGTtgtcagggagagggacatcatCAACTGATTGTTTGGAGTCAGAAGGTCGATGAAACAGTTCCAACTTTTCCTTAGGCCCAGCAACTAATATTCGCTGATGTCAATTTGGTCCAGCAAAGATGAGTCACAGAAAGTACCAGTAACATGGCAACGAATTCCATTATTTTCTCTAGTACATTATTTCGTGTTTCAAACTCATTGAAGCGTATACTATTCCTACCATGTTCTTATCGGGTTAACTTGGTAGAAATGATTATCGACCGTTGTCGTTGTTTTCCATTATATAATTATCGCAATTACTTATTCTTGTAATTGACATTTGTAATTAACATAACAATTAAGACCGATTGCATTGAAATATTCATTTGCTTTTGGAGTTGATGAGTGAATGAATTTCATCGGTTGAGGTTTATCGTCGGGCGTtgttattttatagtaatattatataatgtcatTGTATTGCTGTGCGTTGATATCAAGCTTAGATACAAGTGatcgaaaatataaataatcatatagaaTTTTATGTAAGTTTGCGGTCATTGACATCACTAAGTTTGGTCTTATTTTGAAATGATCTCTTGTAGGATAATTCCCACTTGTTAGAAAACTAACAAGTTCTTGGATATTTTGCCGATATAGAACATTTGACTTTCTTGTATAACTCCTTCTCtatcatttaaataataatagcGGTAAAGGCGAATAATATCAAAAGAAACCACCCAGTTgccttcatatatatttattgcatttcATTGTATGTTTTGCAAATTtgttgatatataaaaatatagttattaaatatcaaaatataattaagatTTTTCGTACAATTCTCGAAATACAAAAAGCTATAAATAGGAGaagtaaaaaaggaataataagaaGTAGATGGACTTAGAATAAGAACAAATAGAGGCTAATGGAGGTTCCAGTTAGAGAAGCCGATTCCTGGTCCGGTGCCTTTTTGGGGATTTGGGTCGTTTCTTCTCCTCAGTTTAAGGGAGGGGGGCGCCATAGGACAACGATGGGGATCTGAGGACGCCGCCGTTTCCATTGCCATTGGCGAGTCCATTGCTGCCATTGCCATTTCCATTGGCATGTCCGTTGCCGTTTCCATTGGTATACCCATTTAATCCGTTGCCGTTTCCATTTCCATTGCCATTTCCATTGGTGTAACCATTTACTCCATTGCCATTTCCATTTCCGTTACCATTTCCATTGGTGTATCCATTCAGTCCAttgccatttccatttccatttgtataTGCACTCCTTTCATTTCCATTACCATTTCCATTGGTGTGACCATTTACTCCATTGCCAttaccatttccatttccatttccattggtGTATCCATTCAGTCCATTGCCATTGCCATTACCATTTCCATTGCCATTTCCATTTGTGTATCCACTCCTTCCGTTGCCATTTCCATTGGTGTAACCATTTACTCCATTGCCATTTCCATTTTCGTTACCATTTCCATTGGTGTATCCATTCAGTCCAttgccatttccatttccattggtATATGCACTCCTTCCATTTCCATTACCATTTCCATTGGTGTGACCATTTACTCCAATGCCAttaccatttccatttccatttccattggtGTATCCATTCAGTCCATTGCCATTGCCATTACCATTTCCATTACCATTTCCATTGGTGTATCCATTCAATGCATTGCCATTTCCATTTCCGTTAGTATATGCACTCCTTCCATTTCCATTGCCATTTCCATTGCCATTTCCATTCACTCCAttgccatttccatttccatttccatttccattggtGTATCCATTCACTCCAttgccatttccatttccattagtATATGCACTCCTTCCATTTCCAttgccatttccatttccatttccattggtGTATCCATTCACTCCAttgccatttccatttccattggtATATGCACTCCTTCCATTTCCAttaccatttccatttccattggtGTTTCCATTCAGTCCATTGCCATTTCCATTCAACCCATTGCCATTTCCATTACCATTTCCATTTGTGTATCC from Macrobrachium nipponense isolate FS-2020 chromosome 22, ASM1510439v2, whole genome shotgun sequence includes the following:
- the LOC135198749 gene encoding probable serine/threonine-protein kinase clkA; translated protein: MKAFLLIALLSATTYCAPDHGFSNGFGSSNGALSNGYDAQLSTSYGVPNGEYRVDFEIAALAENIPGGGVPGVDYPVLADVPDTGFSCDAQTIPGYYADTAPEAGCQLFHICQDRPNGRRQQDSFLCPNGTILNQQYLVCDWWFNFDCSTAQDFYFVNEFIGVEPTAQYANGIINGNGNGLGRSAYTNGNGNGNGATGYTYGNGNGNGNLRSGLTYGNGNGNGRNGYTNGNGNGNGNGLNGNGNGLNGNTNGNGNGNGNGRSAYTNGNGNGNGVNGYTNGNGNGNGNGNGRSAYTNGNGNGNGVNGYTNGNGNGNGNGNGVNGNGNGNGNGNGRSAYTNGNGNGNALNGYTNGNGNGNGNGNGNGLNGYTNGNGNGNGNGIGVNGHTNGNGNGNGRSAYTNGNGNGNGLNGYTNGNGNENGNGNGVNGYTNGNGNGRSGYTNGNGNGNGNGNGNGLNGYTNGNGNGNGNGNGVNGHTNGNGNGNERSAYTNGNGNGNGLNGYTNGNGNGNGNGNGVNGYTNGNGNGNGNGNGLNGYTNGNGNGHANGNGNGSNGLANGNGNGGVLRSPSLSYGAPLP